In a single window of the Marinobacter szutsaonensis genome:
- a CDS encoding DUF1249 domain-containing protein has product MTEWTMKPKRYVPDLRQLGALCDGNYQRLSKLRQLEADGKPVCEFELHRENQYLGRVRIKVLQTARFTETLLLEQVHNSGRWLNNPQMTVRVYHDAAMAEVISCYRDRQIAPVNDYPNRFMHHPDEKVQVNGFLADWLDYCLRFGHLPMEYAAWPAGEGVD; this is encoded by the coding sequence ATGACCGAGTGGACCATGAAACCCAAGCGCTACGTGCCGGATCTCCGGCAGCTCGGCGCCCTGTGCGACGGCAATTACCAGCGCCTGAGCAAGTTGCGTCAGTTGGAAGCCGATGGCAAGCCGGTGTGCGAGTTCGAGTTGCACCGGGAGAACCAGTACCTGGGGCGGGTCCGGATCAAGGTTCTGCAGACGGCCCGATTTACCGAAACCCTGTTGCTGGAACAGGTCCACAATTCCGGTCGCTGGCTGAACAATCCCCAGATGACCGTGCGCGTCTATCACGACGCTGCCATGGCCGAGGTGATCAGCTGTTACCGGGACCGACAGATTGCGCCGGTCAATGATTATCCCAACCGCTTCATGCATCACCCTGACGAGAAGGTTCAGGTGAATGGCTTCCTGGCTGACTGGCTGGATTATTGTCTGCGCTTTGGCCATTTGCCCATGGAGTACGCTGCCTGGCCAGCCGGCGAGGGTGTGGACTGA
- the metE gene encoding 5-methyltetrahydropteroyltriglutamate--homocysteine S-methyltransferase, which yields MVTTHSLGYPRIGAQRELKFALEAYWQGRLTEEELEITASDLRRRHWQDQQALDLVPAGDFSLYDQVLDMSETLGHLPERAGKPGGHRLDRYFRAARGRGANDDGCCGTQAGEMTKWFDTNYHYIVPEFHRTTEFKLDSTRILAQLDEAQQQGFRAKPVIIGPVTYLCLGKAKDGSDPLALLERLLPVYGELLDQLAEAGAEWVQVDEPALVTELDDRWRHAFSLAYHHLKGARPKLLLTTYFGQLRENLQLACELPVAGMHLDAVAARPEADRLADWLAPHKVLSLGVINGRNIWKTDLNATLDWLEPLHARLGSRLWLAPSCSLLHVPVDLEREDKLDPEIRQWLCFARQKLRELATLAKALNHGRASVARELEDNHIAVHSRRRSPRTHNPAVREAISRITPQLGQRNSTFEARHKLQSRALPLPRFPTTTIGSFPQTGDIRQARQQYRAGKLGKGDYLTRIKQEIAHCIREQEVLGLDVLVHGEAERNDMVEYFGEQLDGYSFSRFGWVQSYGSRCVKPPILFGDITRPKAMTINWLRYAQSLTDKPVKGMLTGPVTMLNWSFVRDDQPRAETCWQLALAIREEVQDLERAGTRIIQIDEAALREGLPLRKSDWQDYLDWAIDAFRIAANGVDDTTQIHTHMCYSEFNDIIQAIARMDADVITIETSRSDMELLDAFQDFEYPNDIGPGVYDIHSPNVPEQAEIIALMEKAAERIPAERLWINPDCGLKTRQWQEVSPALRAMVAAARELRQRLAQPAENGELVTQ from the coding sequence ATGGTTACCACTCACTCACTGGGCTACCCCCGTATTGGCGCCCAACGGGAGCTTAAATTCGCTCTGGAAGCCTACTGGCAAGGCCGGCTGACCGAGGAGGAGCTGGAGATTACCGCCAGTGACCTGCGACGCCGCCACTGGCAAGACCAACAGGCGCTGGATCTTGTGCCGGCAGGAGACTTTTCCCTGTACGACCAGGTACTGGACATGAGCGAAACCCTCGGACACCTCCCTGAACGGGCAGGCAAGCCGGGCGGTCACAGACTCGACCGGTATTTCCGGGCCGCACGGGGCCGCGGTGCCAATGACGATGGCTGCTGCGGCACCCAGGCCGGCGAAATGACCAAGTGGTTCGACACCAACTATCACTACATTGTCCCGGAGTTTCACCGGACCACGGAATTCAAGCTCGACAGCACCCGGATTCTGGCCCAGCTCGACGAGGCGCAGCAACAGGGTTTCCGAGCCAAACCGGTCATCATCGGCCCGGTCACCTATCTCTGTCTGGGCAAAGCCAAGGACGGAAGCGATCCCCTGGCACTACTCGAGCGACTCCTGCCCGTTTACGGTGAGTTGCTCGATCAACTCGCCGAGGCCGGTGCGGAATGGGTCCAGGTGGATGAGCCTGCCCTGGTCACCGAACTGGACGATCGCTGGCGCCACGCCTTCAGCCTTGCCTACCATCACCTCAAGGGCGCCCGCCCGAAACTCCTGCTGACCACCTATTTCGGCCAGCTGCGGGAGAACCTCCAGCTCGCCTGCGAATTGCCGGTGGCCGGGATGCATCTGGATGCCGTGGCGGCCCGACCTGAAGCGGACCGGCTGGCCGACTGGCTGGCGCCACACAAAGTGCTGTCGCTCGGGGTCATCAACGGCCGGAACATCTGGAAAACCGACCTCAATGCGACGCTGGACTGGCTGGAACCCCTGCATGCGCGACTCGGCAGCCGGCTCTGGCTGGCCCCGTCCTGCTCACTGCTGCATGTTCCTGTCGATCTGGAACGTGAAGACAAGCTCGATCCGGAAATTCGTCAGTGGCTTTGCTTTGCCCGCCAGAAACTCCGGGAGCTCGCCACCCTGGCCAAAGCCTTGAACCATGGCCGGGCCAGTGTCGCCCGGGAGCTCGAGGACAACCACATCGCCGTTCACTCTCGCAGGCGGTCGCCGCGAACCCACAACCCGGCAGTTCGCGAGGCGATTTCCCGAATTACGCCACAGCTTGGCCAGAGAAACAGCACTTTCGAGGCTCGCCACAAGCTCCAGAGCAGGGCCCTGCCTCTCCCCCGGTTTCCGACCACCACCATCGGCTCTTTCCCGCAAACCGGAGACATCCGGCAAGCCCGCCAACAATACCGGGCCGGGAAACTGGGCAAAGGAGATTACCTGACCCGGATCAAGCAGGAGATTGCCCACTGCATCCGTGAACAGGAGGTTCTGGGCCTGGACGTCCTGGTCCATGGTGAAGCCGAGCGGAACGACATGGTGGAGTATTTCGGGGAGCAACTGGATGGTTATTCCTTCAGCCGGTTTGGCTGGGTCCAGTCCTATGGCTCACGCTGCGTCAAACCACCCATCCTGTTCGGTGATATCACCCGACCAAAAGCCATGACCATAAACTGGCTCCGGTACGCCCAGTCGCTGACCGATAAGCCAGTGAAGGGCATGCTCACCGGACCGGTCACCATGCTCAACTGGTCTTTTGTCCGGGACGACCAGCCCCGGGCCGAGACCTGCTGGCAGCTGGCCCTGGCCATCCGCGAAGAGGTGCAGGACCTGGAGCGCGCCGGCACCCGGATCATCCAGATTGACGAAGCGGCGCTACGAGAAGGTCTGCCCCTGCGAAAATCCGACTGGCAGGACTATCTGGACTGGGCCATCGACGCCTTCCGGATTGCCGCCAACGGGGTCGATGACACAACCCAGATCCACACCCACATGTGCTATTCGGAGTTCAATGACATCATCCAGGCGATTGCCCGGATGGACGCCGATGTCATTACCATCGAGACTTCCCGTTCCGACATGGAGCTCCTCGATGCCTTCCAGGATTTCGAGTATCCCAACGATATCGGCCCCGGTGTCTACGACATTCATTCTCCCAACGTGCCGGAACAGGCGGAGATCATTGCCCTGATGGAGAAGGCAGCGGAGAGGATTCCAGCCGAACGGCTGTGGATAAACCCGGACTGCGGCCTGAAAACCCGGCAATGGCAGGAGGTGAGCCCGGCCTTACGGGCGATGGTCGCGGCAGCTAGGGAACTCAGACAGCGACTGGCGCAACCGGCCGAGAACGGCGAACTGGTAACTCAGTAG
- a CDS encoding RNA pyrophosphohydrolase, whose protein sequence is MIDSDGFRPNVGIILANHRGEVLWARRIGQDSWQFPQGGIKHNESPEDALYRELGEEIGLTASDVEIISCTRGWLRYRLPRRMVRHHSHPVCVGQKQKWFLLRMLSPDAQVRVDGTDSPEFDGWQWVSYWYPLGQVVSFKREVYRRALRELAPRLFYNMEQWRKAEQNRRLKDHSR, encoded by the coding sequence GTGATCGATTCAGACGGTTTCAGACCCAATGTCGGAATCATTCTGGCCAACCACAGGGGCGAAGTTCTCTGGGCAAGGCGAATAGGTCAGGACTCCTGGCAGTTTCCCCAAGGTGGAATCAAGCACAACGAATCACCGGAGGATGCGCTTTACCGGGAGCTTGGAGAGGAAATCGGCCTCACAGCCAGTGATGTGGAAATCATCAGCTGTACTCGGGGCTGGCTGAGGTACCGTCTTCCCAGGAGGATGGTGCGCCATCACTCACACCCTGTGTGTGTGGGCCAAAAACAGAAATGGTTCCTGCTGAGGATGTTATCGCCGGACGCGCAAGTGCGTGTGGACGGCACGGATTCACCGGAATTCGACGGGTGGCAGTGGGTTAGCTACTGGTACCCGCTAGGCCAGGTGGTTTCATTCAAACGAGAAGTATACAGACGTGCGCTGCGGGAGCTGGCTCCACGACTGTTCTACAACATGGAACAGTGGCGGAAAGCCGAACAGAACCGGCGCCTGAAGGATCACTCAAGATGA
- a CDS encoding HAD family hydrolase, producing MTLALFDLDNTLLAGDSDHAWGEFLVEEGLVDAEEYRKANDRFYEEYLNGELDIFHYLRFALQPLARHDIDELLAWREAFLEKKVRPMMQEKARELLDRHRQQGHTLMIITATNRFVTEPIAELLEVEHLIATEPELVNGRYTGEVAGVPSFQDGKVTRLNDWLDHHKRTLEGAWFYSDSHNDVPLLKQVENPVAVDPDPRLEALAKESGWPVISLRG from the coding sequence TTGACGCTCGCACTTTTTGATCTGGACAACACCCTGCTGGCTGGCGACAGCGACCACGCCTGGGGCGAATTTCTGGTGGAAGAAGGTCTGGTCGATGCCGAGGAATACCGCAAAGCCAACGACCGGTTCTACGAGGAATACCTGAACGGCGAGCTGGACATCTTCCACTACCTCCGCTTCGCCCTGCAGCCGCTGGCCCGGCATGACATAGACGAACTGCTGGCGTGGCGCGAAGCCTTTCTTGAGAAAAAAGTACGCCCAATGATGCAGGAAAAGGCCCGGGAACTGCTGGACCGGCATCGCCAGCAGGGCCACACCCTGATGATCATCACCGCCACCAACCGGTTTGTGACCGAGCCGATTGCGGAGTTGTTAGAGGTTGAGCACCTGATCGCCACCGAGCCGGAACTGGTGAATGGCCGGTATACCGGGGAGGTCGCCGGCGTCCCCAGCTTCCAGGACGGCAAGGTGACCAGGCTGAACGACTGGCTTGACCATCACAAACGCACGCTGGAGGGGGCCTGGTTCTACAGCGACTCCCATAACGATGTGCCACTTTTGAAGCAGGTGGAAAACCCGGTGGCGGTGGATCCGGACCCGAGGCTGGAAGCGCTGGCGAAGGAATCGGGGTGGCCGGTGATTTCTTTGCGGGGGTGA
- a CDS encoding class I SAM-dependent rRNA methyltransferase, which yields MDFPVLYLRKGAERRLRAGHLWVYSNEVDTRRTPLTEFQPGDQAELRASNDKPLGTVFVNPHALICGRLISRNPSQGMTPQRLTERMELALAVRERLFDKPFYRWVFGDSDGLSGLVVDRFGDTVVVQISTAGMELMKEAIVRAVQRLVHAKAIILKNDGKMRKVEGLDTYVEQAHGPEADLLQVDENGVRFEVPLAGGQKTGWFYDHRMNRQRLQAYAPGKRVLDVFSYVGGWGLQAACAGATQVTCVDASATAIDAVHHNAKINGLDNIETIEGDAFEALKALADEKEKYDIVVLDPPALIPRRRDQKAGEQAYARLNQLGLRLLERDGLLVSASCSMHLSQEKLIDIIRSSGRKIDRFVQLLEQGHQAPDHPVIPGIPETDYIKSCFVRSLTGFM from the coding sequence ATGGATTTTCCGGTTCTTTACCTGCGCAAGGGCGCCGAGCGCCGCCTCCGTGCCGGCCATTTGTGGGTATACAGCAATGAGGTGGATACCCGCCGTACGCCGCTGACGGAGTTCCAGCCCGGTGATCAGGCCGAGCTGCGGGCGTCCAATGACAAGCCGTTGGGAACGGTGTTTGTGAACCCCCATGCGCTGATCTGTGGCCGCTTGATCAGCCGGAATCCGTCCCAGGGAATGACGCCGCAGCGGCTGACGGAACGGATGGAGCTTGCGCTGGCGGTGCGGGAGCGGCTGTTCGACAAGCCGTTCTACCGCTGGGTGTTTGGTGACAGCGACGGGCTATCCGGGCTGGTGGTTGATCGTTTCGGGGACACCGTGGTGGTGCAGATTTCCACGGCGGGCATGGAGCTCATGAAGGAGGCGATTGTTCGCGCTGTTCAGCGTCTGGTGCATGCCAAGGCGATTATCCTGAAGAACGACGGCAAGATGCGGAAGGTTGAGGGTCTGGATACCTATGTGGAACAGGCACACGGGCCGGAGGCGGATCTGCTGCAGGTCGATGAGAATGGCGTTCGCTTTGAGGTGCCGCTGGCCGGCGGCCAGAAAACCGGGTGGTTCTATGACCACCGGATGAATCGTCAGCGGTTGCAGGCTTACGCGCCCGGTAAGCGGGTGCTGGATGTGTTCAGTTATGTCGGTGGCTGGGGGCTGCAGGCCGCCTGTGCCGGTGCTACCCAGGTGACTTGTGTCGACGCCTCGGCAACGGCGATCGATGCGGTACACCATAATGCGAAGATCAACGGGCTCGACAATATCGAAACCATCGAGGGCGATGCCTTCGAAGCGCTGAAGGCGCTGGCGGACGAGAAAGAGAAATATGACATCGTGGTCCTGGATCCGCCGGCGCTGATTCCGCGGCGCCGGGATCAGAAAGCCGGTGAACAGGCCTATGCCCGTCTGAACCAGTTGGGGCTTCGGCTGCTTGAGCGGGACGGGTTGCTGGTGTCGGCGTCCTGTTCCATGCATCTGTCCCAGGAAAAGCTGATCGACATCATCCGCAGCAGCGGCCGCAAGATTGACCGGTTCGTGCAGCTGCTGGAGCAGGGCCACCAGGCGCCGGATCATCCGGTGATTCCGGGGATTCCGGAGACGGATTACATCAAGTCGTGTTTCGTGCGCTCGCTGACCGGGTTTATGTGA
- the thiC gene encoding phosphomethylpyrimidine synthase ThiC → MTDLPSYLSDSARVDSAAIKPLPSSRKIYVQGSRSDLRVPMREITVEDTPTEMGGEKNPPVVVYDTSGPYTDPEANIDLRKGLMPIRAGWIAERGDVEQLDGYTSEFTRRRMKDPQLDPLRFMDERKPLRAKPGKNVSQMHYARQGIITPEMEYIAIRENMKLQEAREHGLLDQQHPGQSFGANLPPEITPEFVRDEVARGRAIIPANINHPEIEPMIIGRNFLVKINGNIGNSAVTSSIEEEVEKLTWGIRWGADTIMDLSTGKNIHETREWIIRNSPVPIGTVPIYQALEKVGGVAEDLTWEIFRDTLIEQAEQGVDYFTIHAGVRLHHVPLTANRVTGIVSRGGSIMAKWCLAHHKESFLYEHFEDICEIMKAYDVSFSLGDGLRPGSIADANDAAQFGELGTLGELTKIAWKHDVQCMIEGPGHVPMHLVKENMDKQLECCDEAPFYTLGPLITDIAPGYDHITSGIGAAMIGWYGCAMLCYVTPKEHLGLPNKDDVKTGIITYRIAAHAADLAKGHPGAQIRDNALSKARFEFRWEDQFNLGLDPDTARAYHDETLPKDSAKVAHFCSMCGPKFCSMKISQEVRDYAAENGLDEVSAIDAGMQEKSREFVESGGKLYDKV, encoded by the coding sequence ATGACCGATCTGCCATCCTACCTCAGCGATTCCGCCAGAGTTGATTCCGCCGCAATCAAACCGTTACCAAGCTCACGAAAAATCTACGTGCAGGGTAGCCGATCCGATCTCCGGGTGCCCATGCGGGAAATTACTGTGGAGGATACGCCCACCGAAATGGGCGGTGAGAAAAACCCGCCGGTGGTCGTTTACGACACCTCCGGCCCGTATACCGACCCCGAAGCAAACATCGACCTGCGCAAAGGCCTGATGCCAATCCGTGCCGGCTGGATCGCCGAACGGGGCGACGTCGAACAGCTGGACGGCTACACCTCCGAATTTACCCGCCGGCGTATGAAAGACCCGCAGCTGGACCCGCTCCGGTTCATGGATGAGCGCAAGCCTTTGCGGGCAAAGCCGGGCAAGAACGTCTCGCAGATGCACTATGCCCGCCAGGGCATCATTACGCCGGAAATGGAATACATTGCGATTCGGGAAAACATGAAACTCCAGGAGGCCCGGGAACATGGCCTGCTGGACCAGCAACATCCCGGCCAGTCCTTCGGTGCCAACCTCCCGCCGGAAATTACCCCGGAATTCGTTCGTGACGAAGTGGCCCGCGGCCGTGCCATCATCCCAGCCAACATCAACCACCCGGAAATCGAGCCCATGATCATCGGCCGCAACTTCCTGGTGAAGATCAACGGCAACATTGGTAACTCGGCGGTCACCTCCTCAATTGAGGAAGAAGTGGAAAAGCTGACCTGGGGCATCCGCTGGGGCGCTGACACCATCATGGACCTGTCCACCGGCAAGAACATCCACGAAACCCGGGAATGGATCATCCGCAATTCCCCGGTCCCCATCGGCACCGTGCCCATCTACCAGGCCCTGGAAAAAGTCGGCGGCGTGGCCGAAGACCTGACCTGGGAAATTTTCCGGGACACCCTGATCGAACAGGCCGAGCAGGGCGTGGACTACTTCACCATCCACGCCGGCGTGCGCCTGCATCACGTCCCGCTCACCGCCAATCGCGTGACCGGTATAGTCTCCCGCGGTGGTTCCATCATGGCCAAATGGTGCCTGGCCCATCACAAGGAAAGTTTCCTGTACGAGCACTTCGAGGACATCTGCGAAATCATGAAGGCATACGATGTTTCCTTCAGTCTCGGCGACGGCTTGCGTCCCGGCTCAATAGCTGACGCCAACGACGCCGCCCAGTTCGGCGAACTGGGAACCCTGGGTGAACTCACCAAAATCGCCTGGAAGCACGATGTCCAGTGCATGATCGAGGGTCCCGGCCACGTGCCCATGCACCTGGTGAAGGAGAACATGGACAAGCAACTGGAATGCTGCGACGAAGCCCCGTTCTACACCCTCGGCCCGCTGATCACGGACATCGCTCCGGGCTACGACCACATCACCTCGGGCATTGGTGCTGCCATGATCGGATGGTACGGCTGTGCCATGCTCTGCTATGTGACCCCGAAAGAGCACCTGGGCCTGCCCAATAAGGACGACGTGAAGACCGGCATCATCACTTACAGGATCGCCGCCCACGCCGCGGACCTGGCCAAAGGCCATCCGGGTGCTCAGATCCGTGACAATGCCTTATCCAAGGCGCGTTTCGAGTTCCGCTGGGAGGATCAGTTCAACCTCGGCCTGGACCCGGACACCGCCCGGGCCTACCACGACGAAACCCTTCCCAAGGACTCCGCCAAGGTGGCTCACTTCTGTTCCATGTGTGGTCCCAAGTTCTGTTCCATGAAGATCTCCCAGGAAGTCCGGGATTACGCGGCAGAAAACGGGTTGGACGAGGTTTCTGCGATCGACGCCGGGATGCAGGAGAAGTCCCGTGAGTTTGTGGAGTCTGGCGGGAAGCTTTACGACAAGGTCTGA
- the cpdA gene encoding 3',5'-cyclic-AMP phosphodiesterase, with the protein MTRPDEARPLRVLQITDPHLMAREDGALLGVNTRDSLAAVVDEVLQAHGQPDLILATGDLAQDASEQAYRVFGDSLSSFHCGSAWLAGNHDDSGVLSRVAAEYQADRRQILQGGWHFVLLDSSVHGKVYGELADSELAFLERALSEYPDVPTLVTLHHHPVDIGADWMEQIGLRNRDAFWAVIDRHPQVRVVLWGHVHQEHAEIRNGVQLLATPSTCIQFTSGARDFSVEPLAPGYRWFELEPGGHFSTEVHRARAFEFELDQKSSGY; encoded by the coding sequence ATGACCAGACCGGACGAGGCCCGCCCCTTGCGGGTGCTCCAGATAACAGACCCCCATCTGATGGCCCGTGAGGACGGTGCATTGCTGGGCGTAAATACGCGGGACAGTCTCGCGGCCGTGGTCGATGAGGTATTGCAGGCCCATGGTCAGCCGGACCTGATCCTGGCCACCGGAGATCTGGCCCAGGACGCCTCGGAACAGGCGTATCGTGTTTTCGGTGACAGTCTTTCCTCCTTCCACTGCGGCTCCGCCTGGCTGGCCGGTAATCACGATGACTCCGGAGTTCTCAGCCGTGTTGCGGCGGAGTATCAGGCCGATCGCCGCCAAATCCTGCAGGGCGGCTGGCATTTCGTGCTGCTGGATTCCTCCGTCCATGGCAAGGTTTATGGCGAGCTGGCGGACAGTGAGCTGGCGTTTCTCGAACGCGCGCTTTCCGAATATCCCGATGTGCCGACACTGGTCACACTGCACCATCATCCGGTGGACATCGGGGCGGACTGGATGGAGCAAATTGGACTTCGCAATCGTGACGCCTTCTGGGCGGTGATCGACCGCCATCCCCAGGTACGGGTCGTGCTCTGGGGGCATGTCCATCAGGAGCACGCAGAAATCCGGAACGGGGTGCAGCTGCTTGCCACACCCTCCACCTGTATCCAGTTCACCTCCGGCGCCAGGGACTTTTCCGTGGAGCCGCTGGCGCCGGGTTACCGTTGGTTCGAGCTCGAGCCGGGCGGTCACTTCAGCACCGAAGTTCATCGCGCCAGGGCCTTCGAGTTCGAGCTGGATCAGAAGAGCTCGGGCTACTGA
- a CDS encoding NUDIX domain-containing protein, with product MTEPFQFKDSDVKVEKRETVFQGFFRMDKLWLTHPRFDGRDMPVFTRELFIRGDATCVLPYDCDRDEVVLLEQFRLGALGRSQSPWLLELVAGMNEDGETPEEVAQREGQEEAGLTFSRLDKICDYLVSPGGSTEMIHLYCGHISTEDAGGLYGVEHEHEDIRAHVVSADEAIAMIHDGRINNAAAIIALQWLELNRSRLREGKQ from the coding sequence ATGACCGAACCGTTCCAGTTCAAAGACAGCGACGTCAAAGTCGAAAAACGCGAAACCGTCTTCCAGGGCTTCTTCCGCATGGACAAGCTCTGGCTGACCCACCCGCGTTTTGACGGCCGTGACATGCCGGTCTTTACCCGGGAACTCTTCATAAGGGGTGACGCCACCTGCGTGCTGCCCTACGACTGCGACCGGGACGAAGTCGTCCTGCTCGAACAGTTCCGCCTCGGTGCCCTCGGGCGCAGCCAGTCCCCATGGCTGCTCGAGCTCGTGGCCGGAATGAACGAAGACGGTGAAACCCCCGAAGAAGTGGCCCAGCGGGAAGGCCAGGAAGAGGCCGGGCTCACCTTCAGCCGGCTCGACAAGATCTGCGATTACCTGGTGTCTCCGGGCGGCAGCACTGAAATGATTCACCTGTACTGTGGCCATATCAGCACCGAAGATGCTGGCGGCCTGTACGGCGTGGAACACGAGCACGAAGATATCCGGGCCCACGTGGTGTCTGCGGACGAAGCCATAGCCATGATCCACGATGGCCGGATCAACAACGCTGCCGCTATCATCGCGCTTCAATGGCTTGAACTGAACCGTTCAAGACTCCGTGAAGGAAAGCAGTGA
- the gcvH gene encoding glycine cleavage system protein GcvH has translation MSDIPSDLKYIETHQWVRVADDGTATVGITDFAQEQLGDVVYIGVPDVGVTVNGGQEAGVAESVKSASDVFSPVTGEVIAVNENLEDEPELVNEDPYGDGWMFKVKLEDAGELDGLMDAAAYAEHVAAEE, from the coding sequence ATGAGTGATATTCCCTCAGACCTGAAATACATTGAGACCCACCAGTGGGTGCGGGTTGCTGACGATGGCACCGCTACCGTAGGTATTACCGATTTTGCCCAGGAACAGCTCGGCGATGTGGTGTACATCGGTGTGCCGGATGTTGGTGTGACGGTTAACGGTGGCCAGGAAGCCGGTGTAGCCGAGTCGGTGAAGTCGGCTTCGGATGTGTTCAGCCCGGTGACCGGTGAGGTGATTGCGGTCAATGAGAACCTTGAGGACGAGCCGGAGCTGGTCAATGAGGATCCGTATGGTGATGGCTGGATGTTCAAGGTGAAGCTGGAGGATGCCGGTGAGCTGGACGGGCTGATGGATGCCGCTGCTTACGCAGAGCATGTGGCTGCCGAGGAGTAA
- a CDS encoding LysR family transcriptional regulator, which yields MIDRHHLEILRAVDRDGSLTAAAESLHLTQSALSHAIRKLERYLGTPLWLRDGRQLRLTQAGEYLLSLANRLLPQLEHAEEVIGQFASGRRGTLRIGMECHPCYQWLLKVVGPYLERWPDVDVDVKQKFQFGGIGALFGHDIDMLVTPDPLHRPGLVFEPVFDYEQVLVVSRDHPLANREFVVPGDLERETLITYPVEVERLDIYTRFFLPAHASPARHKTIETTDIMLQMVAAGRGVSALPKWLVAEYAEKLPVVPVRLGEEGLPKQIFLGLRERDCEVDYLNSFMNLAREVRWG from the coding sequence ATGATTGATCGACACCATCTCGAGATTCTCCGTGCCGTTGATCGCGACGGCTCCCTGACGGCGGCGGCAGAGTCCCTGCACCTCACGCAGTCGGCACTCAGCCATGCCATTCGCAAGCTGGAGCGTTATCTGGGCACACCTCTGTGGCTGCGGGATGGTCGTCAGTTACGGCTGACCCAAGCGGGTGAGTATCTGCTGTCGCTGGCGAATCGCCTTCTTCCCCAGCTTGAACACGCGGAAGAAGTTATCGGTCAATTTGCCAGTGGGAGGCGCGGGACGCTCCGGATCGGCATGGAATGCCATCCCTGTTACCAGTGGTTGCTGAAGGTGGTTGGGCCTTATCTTGAGCGCTGGCCGGATGTGGATGTGGATGTGAAACAGAAATTCCAGTTTGGTGGGATCGGCGCCTTGTTCGGTCATGACATCGATATGCTGGTGACCCCGGACCCGCTGCATCGGCCCGGATTGGTATTTGAGCCGGTGTTCGATTACGAGCAGGTTCTGGTGGTCTCCCGGGATCATCCGTTGGCGAACAGGGAGTTTGTCGTGCCCGGGGACCTGGAGCGGGAAACCCTGATCACCTATCCGGTGGAGGTGGAGCGGCTGGATATCTATACCCGCTTCTTCCTGCCGGCTCATGCCAGCCCTGCGCGGCACAAGACCATCGAGACGACGGACATCATGTTGCAGATGGTCGCCGCCGGGCGGGGTGTGTCTGCGCTGCCGAAATGGCTGGTGGCGGAGTATGCTGAGAAGCTCCCGGTGGTTCCGGTGCGTCTGGGAGAGGAAGGGCTGCCGAAGCAGATCTTTCTGGGCCTTCGTGAACGGGATTGTGAGGTAGATTATCTGAATTCGTTCATGAACCTGGCTCGGGAGGTTCGCTGGGGCTAG